The stretch of DNA GTGAAATCAGCATCATCACAAGGTTCAAGTGTAGAGTGCACCAAGGTCTCTGTCAAATTGAACAATTCAACCCCAATTCATGAACATCAGTTAATAATCATGACACACAATTAGAAAGATGTGAAATGGAACTTCGGTAGTATGAAAAAGCAAAGTAGCAAATAATTTCTAGTCCGTACAAAACTCATCATTTTTTAAGCTTAATAGACTTCAAAGATGCATCTAATATCTCTGCACATAAACACAAGAAAATGCACTTATATTTTGTTCAGTGAGTAATAGGTTGTTATCACATCCAAACTCACCCTTCCATTATATCCAGGTAAAATATAATAGCAGTTTAGAAGTAATTCATCTCAATATAAACCAATTAAATAGTCAGTAAACATGAAGTGTGTGCATACAGCCTATACACATGCTGTGCAAATTAAAAGATGTGTACCATCCAAGTCCAATGCCAGAGTGGTCGAAGGGCAACTCCGTGTCTGCTTAGGCAAGAGCAGAGGCCTGAATGTTGGAACAACTGCCGACAGATCTGGCAAATTCTTGATGAAGAAGTATGGATCAAAGTCATCAAACTCTTCACTTTCAGTTTCCTCCATACTAATGTCAGTTTGCACTTGGTCTTGATTAAACTCATCAACACATTCCAACCTTGAATTTCTTAAAGTATGATACATGGACAAAACTTCAGGTGTGGGATTTTTACTCCCTAAATCTGCACAACAGCAGACGCCAAGACATTAACATAAGAAAAGAAGAATCCAAATGTTGATATAAATTATTATCAGAAGAGTGGATCCTGTCTAGAATATGGCATCTAGTCATGGCATCCTTACTTGATGAAATTTCTTGCACATGCCCATTCAGAATATCAGTCCCCATGTTCTCTTTGCCTCGGTCATCAAGTGGCTGGTCTCCATGTTGGAAGGGCTTACTCAACTCCACTGGAGAAAATTGTTGATCAAATTATTCAACAAAACTAGGCAGATACATGTCACAATACTGAAAATAACTGTCCACATCATTATGAAATCACACAATTCATTATATACCATTAGTTGAAATTTCTCCTGCAATACTCCTAGTAGTACGAAAGGCAGGAGAAAAAATAGCATCAGTTTGGCAATTAGCAGTTGCATCTTCATATCCCTACAAAATGACAGACATTAGTTAAATCCTCAATAAGAATTCCTTCAGAGAGATTCTGCTTCCAGGAACTTTCACAATAAACTagtttcaaaacaaatattgaGAATAACATGAAAATTTCAAGTAGAAATTGAGTGAAAACATGCAGAAGAGATTTCAAGCTACCTTGTTTTCAACAGAAGTATAATTAGTTTCATAACCAGCATCCTGACCCCAACAAATGTTGGCAGCATCATTATCCACCAATCTAAATCTTGAATCCAATTCTGTACCAGTAGCAGATTTCtcatccttctttgaaaagGTGTTGCCTAAAAGTATCAATAGGAAGAAGAGTAGGCCCAACTGTAAGTTTCCAATCACTACAAATAGTTTACAAGTGTAAGAAGATTAGATCTGACAGTAAGTTTCCAGTCTGTACAAATAGTTTATGCAAAACCATGTCAAATATAATAAGAGACTTTACAATCAATGTGGAATTTAGAAACAGAGGTTAAAGATCAACTGAGAAGTCTGAGTATAACTCTGATATCAGCTTATTAAGTTGCTGACTATTTTCTTACATAATGATTGCAATCATCTCATTTATTTGTTAGCATTCACATATCGTGTATGGTAGGATAAAATGTGAATGAGGTCTGGATAAAATTACCAAGACATTGAAAATTATAGTGGAtatcaaattttcaaattctaaCAAGGTGTGGATGCAACAACTTTATCCCCTTCTACATGAGATGGAAGAAAACAGCATTTTATAGTTCAAACTCCAAGTAAGAAAGCCATGAATTTAAGTTTAAGAGCTATATCAACACACCACAGCACGCAAACGTAGCCCGGGCTATAGGTTGACTTTTGAAGTAAAGAGATGCAAAtccaaaaaaattgagaaaatcaAAACTATAGGCATCTGATCAACATATACTATGTGTTCAACAGAGAGGGCACCAAAGTAAATGATTAAGATAGAAACACGCTCCACTAAAGTCTGTGCACTGCAATACAAAGGGTTACACTAATACATTGCACTCCTATAGCATTTATTGAATTTTCAGCTATAGATCCCTTTGTAAGACACTCGGTAATGGCTCAATAAATCAAAGTTTGTGGGCACTGGTAGATAACACAAGTCCTATAATTATAATACAAGTTTCAATCTCCATATCCAACTAACCTGATTTTTGCTTCCTTGCTGAAGA from Ipomoea triloba cultivar NCNSP0323 chromosome 7, ASM357664v1 encodes:
- the LOC116024733 gene encoding CTD small phosphatase-like protein 2 isoform X1, which codes for MQTRKKVDGKNARELGSPRISRHQKKLSENIQNQSKRVSDLITSSARKQKSVIGNLQLGLLFFLLILLGNTFSKKDEKSATGTELDSRFRLVDNDAANICWGQDAGYETNYTSVENKGYEDATANCQTDAIFSPAFRTTRSIAGEISTNVELSKPFQHGDQPLDDRGKENMGTDILNGHVQEISSNLGSKNPTPEVLSMYHTLRNSRLECVDEFNQDQVQTDISMEETESEEFDDFDPYFFIKNLPDLSAVVPTFRPLLLPKQTRSCPSTTLALDLDETLVHSTLEPCDDADFTFSVNFNLKDHTVYVRCRPHLKYFLERVSSLFEIIIFTASQSIYAERVLNVLDPKRKLFRHRVYRDSCVFVDGNYLKDLSILGRDLAHVIIVDNSPQAFGFQVDNGIPIESWFDDPCDQELLVLLPFLESLVGVEDVRPIIANKFNLKGRINAAICPYSSVNGNSFDR
- the LOC116024733 gene encoding CTD small phosphatase-like protein 2 isoform X2; the protein is MQTRKKVDGKNARELGSPRISRHQKKLSENIQNQSKRVSDLITSSARKQKSGNTFSKKDEKSATGTELDSRFRLVDNDAANICWGQDAGYETNYTSVENKGYEDATANCQTDAIFSPAFRTTRSIAGEISTNVELSKPFQHGDQPLDDRGKENMGTDILNGHVQEISSNLGSKNPTPEVLSMYHTLRNSRLECVDEFNQDQVQTDISMEETESEEFDDFDPYFFIKNLPDLSAVVPTFRPLLLPKQTRSCPSTTLALDLDETLVHSTLEPCDDADFTFSVNFNLKDHTVYVRCRPHLKYFLERVSSLFEIIIFTASQSIYAERVLNVLDPKRKLFRHRVYRDSCVFVDGNYLKDLSILGRDLAHVIIVDNSPQAFGFQVDNGIPIESWFDDPCDQELLVLLPFLESLVGVEDVRPIIANKFNLKGRINAAICPYSSVNGNSFDR